Proteins from a single region of Thunnus albacares chromosome 14, fThuAlb1.1, whole genome shotgun sequence:
- the LOC122997146 gene encoding uncharacterized protein LOC122997146 isoform X1 has product MGQLFSSEEELSDVKDAIGYLLYNAMVEAGAVPNLRVVHPLRLADHDENLDSRAGLQEQLQQLQGDIGNRAPTYLRDLIGRLSSFSDEPRLAGLLGLVVTMVMDMAYTSSKQSSEVKGKSAGSSSAQQRVWELQEVMEEYLKRVRINLNDKNKLIQDSFRLEAQLSLTLTQLKTCLLGGDCDSRCLRHWASGAAFHTQMLVHLAGLEYKAEPLAARTALEQYKDDLTQIIPAYRRYKSNTVCVVKCRGSLPASCDPSGEVPEEGSMTGLTVTDRETGKSVTIPLSAMEAETGRKRSVSGPDIPSAAVSSSINLDLITSDQYAQSYLDHLFSEKGPVAEMKNYFTRASDNLRTFRTDPGCTKTTGVRNVIEQSDGVHLNDQAEGINGEQTSERGKGENQKAERRGREETEGRDQRDESLKLSIVETQPEESLNQSPHSATST; this is encoded by the exons ATGGGCCAGCTGTTTTCATCTGAAGAAGAGCTTTCTGATGTGAAGGATGCAATTGGTTATCTCCTCTACAATGCCATGGTGGAAGCCGGTGCAGTGCCTAACCTTAGAGTCGTTCACCCTCTCCGCCTCGCCGATCACGATGAGAACCTTGACTCCAGGGCCGGCCTCCAGGAACAACTGCAACAG CTGCAGGGCGACATTGGAAACAGGGCACCCACCTACctgagggatctgattggccgATTGTCGTCGTTCTCAGATGAGCCACGTCTGGCTGGCCTGCTTGGATTAGTGGTGACTATGGTGATGGATATGGCCTACACGTCATCAAAACAGTCATCAGAGGTGAAAGGGAAGTCGGCGGGGTCATCATCAGCTCAG CAGAGAGTCTGGGAGCTccaggaggtgatggaggagtaCCTGAAGCGTGTTAGGATCAACctgaatgataaaaacaaactgatccAGGACTCCTTCAGACTTGAGGCCCAGCTCAGCCTCACCCTCACCCAGCTGAAGACCTGCCTGCTGGGGGGAGACTGTGACTCCAG ATGTTTGAGGCACTGGGCCAGCGGAGCAGCATTTCACACCCAAATGTTGGTTCACCTGGCTGGTCTTGAGTACAAGGCCGAACCCCTCGCGGCAAGGACTGCACTGGAGCAATATAAGGACGACCTCACACAGATTATACCTGCTTACAG GCGTTATAAGTCTAACACAGTGTGTGTTGTGAAATGTCGAGGGAGTCTTCCGGCATCATGTGACCCCTCCGGCGAGGTGCCGGAGGAGGGATCCATGACGGGACtcactgtgacagacagagagacaggaaagagTGTGACCATCCCGCTGTCTGCCATGGAGGCAGAGACAG GGAGAAAAAGGAGCGTCTCTGGGCCTGATATCCCCTCTGCAGCTGTGTCCTCCTCCATTAACCTGGACCTGATCACCTCAGATCAGTACGCTCAGTCATACCTCGACCATCTGTTCTCTGAAAAAGGGCCGGTGGCAGAAATGAAGAACTACTTTACCAGGGCCAGTGACAATCTGAGAACATTCAGGACTGACCCAGGATGTACAAAAACGACCGGGGTGAGAAATGTGATAGAACAAAGTGATGGAGTGCATCTTAATGACCAGGCAGAGGGTATAAATGGAGAACAAACAAGTGAAAGGGGAAAAGGTGAAAATCAGAAGGCAGAAAGAAGAGGACGAGAAGAGACAGAAGGACGAGATCAAAGAGATGAGAGTCTAAAGCTGAGTATTGTAGAGACACAGCCAGAGGAAAGCCTCAATCAGAGTCCTCACAGTGCAACAAGTACTTAA
- the LOC122997146 gene encoding uncharacterized protein LOC122997146 isoform X2: MGQLFSSEEELSDVKDAIGYLLYNAMVEAGAVPNLRVVHPLRLADHDENLDSRAGLQEQLQQLQGDIGNRAPTYLRDLIGRLSSFSDEPRLAGLLGLVVTMVMDMAYTSSKQSSEVKGKSAGSSSAQRVWELQEVMEEYLKRVRINLNDKNKLIQDSFRLEAQLSLTLTQLKTCLLGGDCDSRCLRHWASGAAFHTQMLVHLAGLEYKAEPLAARTALEQYKDDLTQIIPAYRRYKSNTVCVVKCRGSLPASCDPSGEVPEEGSMTGLTVTDRETGKSVTIPLSAMEAETGRKRSVSGPDIPSAAVSSSINLDLITSDQYAQSYLDHLFSEKGPVAEMKNYFTRASDNLRTFRTDPGCTKTTGVRNVIEQSDGVHLNDQAEGINGEQTSERGKGENQKAERRGREETEGRDQRDESLKLSIVETQPEESLNQSPHSATST; this comes from the exons ATGGGCCAGCTGTTTTCATCTGAAGAAGAGCTTTCTGATGTGAAGGATGCAATTGGTTATCTCCTCTACAATGCCATGGTGGAAGCCGGTGCAGTGCCTAACCTTAGAGTCGTTCACCCTCTCCGCCTCGCCGATCACGATGAGAACCTTGACTCCAGGGCCGGCCTCCAGGAACAACTGCAACAG CTGCAGGGCGACATTGGAAACAGGGCACCCACCTACctgagggatctgattggccgATTGTCGTCGTTCTCAGATGAGCCACGTCTGGCTGGCCTGCTTGGATTAGTGGTGACTATGGTGATGGATATGGCCTACACGTCATCAAAACAGTCATCAGAGGTGAAAGGGAAGTCGGCGGGGTCATCATCAGCTCAG AGAGTCTGGGAGCTccaggaggtgatggaggagtaCCTGAAGCGTGTTAGGATCAACctgaatgataaaaacaaactgatccAGGACTCCTTCAGACTTGAGGCCCAGCTCAGCCTCACCCTCACCCAGCTGAAGACCTGCCTGCTGGGGGGAGACTGTGACTCCAG ATGTTTGAGGCACTGGGCCAGCGGAGCAGCATTTCACACCCAAATGTTGGTTCACCTGGCTGGTCTTGAGTACAAGGCCGAACCCCTCGCGGCAAGGACTGCACTGGAGCAATATAAGGACGACCTCACACAGATTATACCTGCTTACAG GCGTTATAAGTCTAACACAGTGTGTGTTGTGAAATGTCGAGGGAGTCTTCCGGCATCATGTGACCCCTCCGGCGAGGTGCCGGAGGAGGGATCCATGACGGGACtcactgtgacagacagagagacaggaaagagTGTGACCATCCCGCTGTCTGCCATGGAGGCAGAGACAG GGAGAAAAAGGAGCGTCTCTGGGCCTGATATCCCCTCTGCAGCTGTGTCCTCCTCCATTAACCTGGACCTGATCACCTCAGATCAGTACGCTCAGTCATACCTCGACCATCTGTTCTCTGAAAAAGGGCCGGTGGCAGAAATGAAGAACTACTTTACCAGGGCCAGTGACAATCTGAGAACATTCAGGACTGACCCAGGATGTACAAAAACGACCGGGGTGAGAAATGTGATAGAACAAAGTGATGGAGTGCATCTTAATGACCAGGCAGAGGGTATAAATGGAGAACAAACAAGTGAAAGGGGAAAAGGTGAAAATCAGAAGGCAGAAAGAAGAGGACGAGAAGAGACAGAAGGACGAGATCAAAGAGATGAGAGTCTAAAGCTGAGTATTGTAGAGACACAGCCAGAGGAAAGCCTCAATCAGAGTCCTCACAGTGCAACAAGTACTTAA